The Anolis carolinensis isolate JA03-04 chromosome 2, rAnoCar3.1.pri, whole genome shotgun sequence genome has a window encoding:
- the mrpl4 gene encoding large ribosomal subunit protein uL4m has product MLRVGFSGSRGAALRLFSMTSSKQADTLSNSSTVSLRELQPDLVSSNPILRTCNIAIPKHLAPVQAWVESLKHYDARHMGLADLHPDVFAVMPRIDILHTVATWQRNFKRISYAKTKTRAEVRGGGRKPWRQKGSGRARHGSIRSPIWRGGGVAHGPRGPTSYFYMLPMKVRVQGLKVALTVKLAQDNLHVVDSLEIPTSDPQYLMDLARYRHWGTSVLFVHVNEIPENIKSAANDLKTITILPITGLNVHSMLKYETLVLTLDTVSFLEKKLLWHDTRYTALYPFRLPYSDFP; this is encoded by the exons ATGCTCCGGGTCGGGTTCTCCGGGAGCCGAGGAGCTGCTCTGCGG CTTTTTTCAATGACGTCGTCAAAACAGGCAGATACTCTAAGCAACTCTAGCACAGTTTCTTTAAGAG AATTACAGCCTGATCTAGTCTCCAGTAATCCGATCCTACGGACATGCAACATTGCCATCCCCAAACACCTTGCACCTGTCCAGGCCTGGGTGGAGTCACTGAAACATTACGATGCCAGGCATATGGGCTTGGCAGATCTACATCCAGATGTATTTGCAGTGATGCCTCG AATTGATATACTGCACACAGTGGCTACTTGGCAGAGGAATTTCAAGAGAATT AGCTATGCCAAGACGAAAACACGTGCAGAGGTTCGTGGTGGTGGCAGGAAGCCCTGGAGACAGAAAGGCAGTGGACGGGCCCGGCATGGCAGTATCCGTTCACCAATATGGCGTGGTG GGGGAGTGGCCCATGGCCCACGGGGTCCCACCAGCTACTTCTACATGTTGCCCATGAAAGTAAGGGTCCAGGGCCTCAAGGTGGCACTGACAGTCAAGTTGGCACAG GACAATCTCCATGTCGTAGACTCTCTAGAGATCCCAACCTCCGATCCCCAATATCTCATGGACTTGGCCCGCTACAGGCACTGGGGAACATCTGTGCTGTTTGTACATGT CAATGAAATTCCTGAAAATATCAAGTCTGCAGCAAATGATCTTAAAACCATCACCATATTGCCCATCACAG gTCTGAATGTACATAGCATGTTGAAGTATGAGACCCTTGTGCTCACCTTGGATACAGTCTCCttcttggaaaaaaaattgttgtGGCATGACACTCGGTATACCGCACTGTACCCCTTCCGGTTGCCCTACAGCGACTTCCCATAG